One window of Oreochromis niloticus isolate F11D_XX linkage group LG23, O_niloticus_UMD_NMBU, whole genome shotgun sequence genomic DNA carries:
- the atp11a gene encoding probable phospholipid-transporting ATPase IH isoform X3: protein MGMDFSTLRTLISRYCVGEENWVDSRTIYIGHKEPPPGTEAFIQQRFPDNRIVSSKYTFWNFIPKNMFEQFRRVANFYFLIIFLVQLIIDTPTSPVTSGLPLFFVITVTAIKQGYEDWLRHKADNAVNQCPVHVVHHGKVVRKQSRKLRVGDVVLVKEDEAFPCDLILLSSSRDDGTCFVTTASLDGESSHKTYYAVQETKAYNAEKEVDTIHATIECEQPQPDLYKFVGRINIYMTNEPVARPLGSENLLLRGATLKNTEYIYAVAIYTGMETKMALNYQSKSQKRSAVEKSMNAYLVVYLCILISKALINTALKYVWQSDPNKDEPFYNQKTEAERQRHVLIRAFTDFLAFMVLFNYIIPVSMYVTVEMQKFLGSYFIMWDDEMFDEELGERAVVNTSDLNEELGQVEYVFTDKTGTLTENNMEFIECCVDGHVYVPHAICNGQVMPGAAGMDMIDSSPGPAAREHEELFFRALCLCHTVQVKEEDTVDGIKHGIHQGKSTSFYISSSPDEVALVEGMKRLGFTYLRLKDGRMEILNREDEVEKFDLLEVLTFDSVRRRMSVIVRASTGEVYLFCKGADSSIFPRVISGKVDQVRARVEQNAVEGLRTLCVAYRSLNPEQYEEVFQQLNRAKLALQDRDKQLAEAYDLIEKDLILLGATAVEDRLQEKAADTIESLHKAGIKVWVLTGDKMETAAATCYASKLFHRNTQILELTTKRTEEQSLHDVLFELSRTVLRQHGGMTRDTFSELSGDCTDYGLIIDGATLSAVMRPGQEGSNSGNYKEKFLEICRNCSAVLCCRMAPLQKAQIVKLIKASEEHPITLAIGDGANDVSMILEAHVGIGIMGKEGRQAVRNSDYAIPKFKHLKKMLLVHGHYYYIRISELVQYFFYKNVCFIFPQFLYQFFCGFSQQPLYDTAYLTLYNISFTSLPILLYSLMEQHINMDILKKDPCLYRDIAKNSLLRWPTFIYWTILGVYDAIVMFFGAYFLFDNTTFTSNGQLMTTNTQMMFGNWTFGTLVFTVLVFTVTFKLALDTHYWTWINHFIIWGSLIFFVVFSLLWGGIIWPFLNYQRMYYVFMQMLSSGPAWLSIILLITASLLPDVVKKVIWRTLWPTTTERIQTKRRCLASEPSTIFMLSQTSSRISF from the exons TGTGTCGGGGAGGAGAACTGGGTCGATAGCCGGACAATTTACATTGGACATAAGGAGCCTCCTCCAGGAACTGAGGCTTTTATACAGCAAAGATTTCCTGACAACAGAATAGTCTCTTCAAAG TACACGTTTTGGAACTTCATCCCAAAGAATATGTTTGAGCAGTTCAGGAGAGTCGCCAACTTCTACTTTCTCATCATATTTCTGGTTCAG TTGATTATTGACACTCCCACCAGTCCGGTCACCAGCGGACTGCCACTGTTCTTTGTCATCACAGTCACCGCCATTAAACAG gGTTATGAGGACTGGTTGAGACACAAAGCAGACAACGCTGTCAACCAGTGTCCTGTCCACGTGGTGCATCATGGCAAAGTGGTCCGCAAACAAAGCCGCAAactcagg GTTGGAGATGTGGTCTTGGTGAAAGAAGATGAGGCTTTCCCCTGTGAtctcatcctcctctcctcgTCTCGAGATGACGGGACCTGCTTTGTTACTACAGCCAGCCTGGATGGAGAGAGCAGTCACAAG ACATATTATGCAGTTCAGGAAACCAAAGCTTACAACGCAGAGAAAGAGGTGGACACCATCCACGCCACAATAGAATGTGAACAACCACAGCCAGACCTGTACAA ATTCGTGGGGCGTATCAACATCTACATGACCAATGAGCCAGTGGCAAG GCCGTTAGGATCAGAGAACCTGTTGCTCCGAGGAGCCACACTCAAGAACACTGAATATATCTATG CTGTGGCCATCTACACTGGCATGGAAACCAAGATGGCTCTCAATTACCAGTCCAAGTCTCAGAAACGATCTGCAGTGGAAAA GTCAATGAATGCCTACCTGGTGGTCTACTTGTGCATTCTCATCAGCAAAGCTCTCATCAACACGGCACTGAAATACGTGTGGCAGTCCGACCCCAACAAAGACGAGCCCTTTTACAACCAGAAGACGGAAGCTGAGAGACAGAGACATGTT ctaATCAGGGCGTTCACAGACTTTTTGGCCTTCATGGTTCTTTTCAACTACATCATTCCCGTGTCCATGTATGTCACTGTGGAGATGCAGAAGTTCCTGGGCTCCTACTTCATCATGTGGGATGATGAAATGTTCGATGAGGAGCTGGGGGAGAGAGCCGTGGTCAACACATCAGACCTGAATGAGGAACTGGGACAG GTGGAGTACGTGTTTACAGACAAGACAGGAACGCTAACAGAGAACAACATGGAGTTTATAGAGTGCTGTGTGGATGGACACGTTTACGTACCTCACGCTATCTGTAATGGACAG GTGATGCCTGGAGCTGCCGGTATGGACATGATCGACTCATCCCCAGGTCCCGCAGCCAGG GAGCACGAGGAGCTGTTTTTCCGGGCGTTGTGTTTGTGCCACACGGTGCAGGTGAAAGAGGAGGATACTGTAGATGGGATCAAACATGGCATTCACCAGGGCAAGTCCACTTCCTTCTacatctcctcctctcctgaCGAGGTTGCACTGGTGGAGGGCATGAAGAg GCTCGGTTTCACCTATCTGAGGCTCAAGGACGGTAGGATGGAAATCTTAAATAGGGAGGATGAAGTTGAAAA GTTTGACCTGCTAGAGGTTTTGACATTTGACTCAGTCCGACGGAGGATGAGCGTTATTGTCAGGGCCAGCACTG GTGAGGTTTATCTCTTCTGTAAAGGTGCAGACTCCTCTATCTTCCCAAGGGTCATCTCAGGCAAAGTGGATCAGGTCCGAGCTCGGGTGGAGCAAAACGCAGTG GAGGGTTTGAGGACACTTTGTGTTGCCTATCGCTCTCTGAACCCAGAACAGTACGAGGAGGTTTTCCAACAGCTGAACAGAGCTAAGTTAGCATTACAAGACCGAGACAAACAGCTGGCAGAGGCTTACGACCTCATCGAGAAGGACCTGATACTGCTGGGAGCAACTGCTGTCGAGGACAG GCTACAGGAAAAAGCAGCAGACACCATCGAGTCTCTGCACAAAGCTGGTATAAAGGTGTGGGTGCTGACAGGAGACAAGATGGAGACTGCAGCTGCAACGTGCTATGCCAGCAAGCTGTTTCATCGCAACACCCAAATCCTGGAGCTGACCACCAAACGCACTGAGGAGCAGAGCCTTCACGACGTCCTGTTTGAATTGAGCAGGACGGTCCTTAGGCAGCATGGGGGCATGACCCGGGACACCTTCTCTGA gCTATCAGGTGATTGCACCGACTATGGTCTGATCATCGACGGAGCTACCCTCTCTGCTGTAATGAGGCCCGGCCAGGAGGGCTCAAACTCAGGGAATTACAAAGAGAAATTCTTGGAAATCTGCCGCAACTGCAGTGCCGTGCTCTGCTGTCGAATGGCGCCGCTTCAGAAGGCACAG ATTGTCAAGTTGATCAAAGCCTCGGAGGAGCACCCAATCACGCTGGCCATTGGCGATGGAGCTAATGATGTCAGCATGATCCTGGAGGCCCACGTTGGTATTG GCATTATGGGTAAGGAGGGTCGCCAGGCAGTGAGGAACAGCGACTACGCCATCCCGAAGTTCAAACACCTCAAGAAGATGCTGCTCGTCCACGGACACTATTACTACATACGCATCTCTGAACTTGTACAATATTTCTTCTACAAG AATGTCTGTTTCATTTTCCCTCAGTTCCTCTACCAGTTCTTTTGTGGCTTCTCACAACAG CCGCTGTATGACACGGCTTACCTGACTCTCTACAACATCAGCTTCACCTCGCTGCCCATTCTGCTCTACAGTCTCATGGAGCAGCACATTAATATGGACATCCTGAAGAAAGACCCTTGTCTCTACAG AGATATTGCTAAGAACTCTTTGCTGCGGTGGCCCACCTTCATATACTGGACCATCTTGGGGGTTTATGATGCCATTGTGATGTTCTTTGGTGCTTACTTCCTGTTTGACAACACCACCTTCACCAGCAATGGACAG CTAATGACAACCAACACACAGATG ATGTTTGGAAACTGGACATTTGGGACACTCGTCTTCACTGTGCTAGTCTTCACTGTTACATTCAAG TTGGCCCTAGATACTCATTACTGGACTTGGATCAATCATTTCATTATCTGGGGCTCACTGATCTTCTTTGTCGTATTCTCTCTGCTGTGGGGCGGAATCATCTG GCCATTCCTCAACTACCAGAGGATGTACTATGTGTTCATGCAGATGTTGTCCAGTGGCCCAGCCTGGCTCAGTATAATCCTTTTGATAACAGCCAGTCTGTTGCCAGATGTGGTGAAGAAGGTCATATGGAGGACACTGTGGCCCACCACTACTGAGCGCATACAG ACTAAGCGTCGGTGCCTTGCCTCCGAGCCTTCCACCATCTTTATGCTGTCTCAGACCTCCAGCAGAATCAGTTTCTAA
- the atp11a gene encoding probable phospholipid-transporting ATPase IH isoform X5 produces MGMDFSTLRTLISRYCVGEENWVDSRTIYIGHKEPPPGTEAFIQQRFPDNRIVSSKYTFWNFIPKNMFEQFRRVANFYFLIIFLVQLIIDTPTSPVTSGLPLFFVITVTAIKQGYEDWLRHKADNAVNQCPVHVVHHGKVVRKQSRKLRVGDVVLVKEDEAFPCDLILLSSSRDDGTCFVTTASLDGESSHKTYYAVQETKAYNAEKEVDTIHATIECEQPQPDLYKFVGRINIYMTNEPVARPLGSENLLLRGATLKNTEYIYAVAIYTGMETKMALNYQSKSQKRSAVEKSMNAYLVVYLCILISKALINTALKYVWQSDPNKDEPFYNQKTEAERQRHVLIRAFTDFLAFMVLFNYIIPVSMYVTVEMQKFLGSYFIMWDDEMFDEELGERAVVNTSDLNEELGQVEYVFTDKTGTLTENNMEFIECCVDGHVYVPHAICNGQVMPGAAGMDMIDSSPGPAAREHEELFFRALCLCHTVQVKEEDTVDGIKHGIHQGKSTSFYISSSPDEVALVEGMKRLGFTYLRLKDGRMEILNREDEVEKFDLLEVLTFDSVRRRMSVIVRASTGEVYLFCKGADSSIFPRVISGKVDQVRARVEQNAVEGLRTLCVAYRSLNPEQYEEVFQQLNRAKLALQDRDKQLAEAYDLIEKDLILLGATAVEDRLQEKAADTIESLHKAGIKVWVLTGDKMETAAATCYASKLFHRNTQILELTTKRTEEQSLHDVLFELSRTVLRQHGGMTRDTFSELSGDCTDYGLIIDGATLSAVMRPGQEGSNSGNYKEKFLEICRNCSAVLCCRMAPLQKAQIVKLIKASEEHPITLAIGDGANDVSMILEAHVGIGIMGKEGRQAVRNSDYAIPKFKHLKKMLLVHGHYYYIRISELVQYFFYKNVCFIFPQFLYQFFCGFSQQPLYDTAYLTLYNISFTSLPILLYSLMEQHINMDILKKDPCLYRDIAKNSLLRWPTFIYWTILGVYDAIVMFFGAYFLFDNTTFTSNGQMFGNWTFGTLVFTVLVFTVTFKLALDTHYWTWINHFIIWGSLIFFVVFSLLWGGIIWPFLNYQRMYYVFMQMLSSGPAWLSIILLITASLLPDVVKKVIWRTLWPTTTERIQTKRRCLASEPSTIFMLSQTSSRISF; encoded by the exons TGTGTCGGGGAGGAGAACTGGGTCGATAGCCGGACAATTTACATTGGACATAAGGAGCCTCCTCCAGGAACTGAGGCTTTTATACAGCAAAGATTTCCTGACAACAGAATAGTCTCTTCAAAG TACACGTTTTGGAACTTCATCCCAAAGAATATGTTTGAGCAGTTCAGGAGAGTCGCCAACTTCTACTTTCTCATCATATTTCTGGTTCAG TTGATTATTGACACTCCCACCAGTCCGGTCACCAGCGGACTGCCACTGTTCTTTGTCATCACAGTCACCGCCATTAAACAG gGTTATGAGGACTGGTTGAGACACAAAGCAGACAACGCTGTCAACCAGTGTCCTGTCCACGTGGTGCATCATGGCAAAGTGGTCCGCAAACAAAGCCGCAAactcagg GTTGGAGATGTGGTCTTGGTGAAAGAAGATGAGGCTTTCCCCTGTGAtctcatcctcctctcctcgTCTCGAGATGACGGGACCTGCTTTGTTACTACAGCCAGCCTGGATGGAGAGAGCAGTCACAAG ACATATTATGCAGTTCAGGAAACCAAAGCTTACAACGCAGAGAAAGAGGTGGACACCATCCACGCCACAATAGAATGTGAACAACCACAGCCAGACCTGTACAA ATTCGTGGGGCGTATCAACATCTACATGACCAATGAGCCAGTGGCAAG GCCGTTAGGATCAGAGAACCTGTTGCTCCGAGGAGCCACACTCAAGAACACTGAATATATCTATG CTGTGGCCATCTACACTGGCATGGAAACCAAGATGGCTCTCAATTACCAGTCCAAGTCTCAGAAACGATCTGCAGTGGAAAA GTCAATGAATGCCTACCTGGTGGTCTACTTGTGCATTCTCATCAGCAAAGCTCTCATCAACACGGCACTGAAATACGTGTGGCAGTCCGACCCCAACAAAGACGAGCCCTTTTACAACCAGAAGACGGAAGCTGAGAGACAGAGACATGTT ctaATCAGGGCGTTCACAGACTTTTTGGCCTTCATGGTTCTTTTCAACTACATCATTCCCGTGTCCATGTATGTCACTGTGGAGATGCAGAAGTTCCTGGGCTCCTACTTCATCATGTGGGATGATGAAATGTTCGATGAGGAGCTGGGGGAGAGAGCCGTGGTCAACACATCAGACCTGAATGAGGAACTGGGACAG GTGGAGTACGTGTTTACAGACAAGACAGGAACGCTAACAGAGAACAACATGGAGTTTATAGAGTGCTGTGTGGATGGACACGTTTACGTACCTCACGCTATCTGTAATGGACAG GTGATGCCTGGAGCTGCCGGTATGGACATGATCGACTCATCCCCAGGTCCCGCAGCCAGG GAGCACGAGGAGCTGTTTTTCCGGGCGTTGTGTTTGTGCCACACGGTGCAGGTGAAAGAGGAGGATACTGTAGATGGGATCAAACATGGCATTCACCAGGGCAAGTCCACTTCCTTCTacatctcctcctctcctgaCGAGGTTGCACTGGTGGAGGGCATGAAGAg GCTCGGTTTCACCTATCTGAGGCTCAAGGACGGTAGGATGGAAATCTTAAATAGGGAGGATGAAGTTGAAAA GTTTGACCTGCTAGAGGTTTTGACATTTGACTCAGTCCGACGGAGGATGAGCGTTATTGTCAGGGCCAGCACTG GTGAGGTTTATCTCTTCTGTAAAGGTGCAGACTCCTCTATCTTCCCAAGGGTCATCTCAGGCAAAGTGGATCAGGTCCGAGCTCGGGTGGAGCAAAACGCAGTG GAGGGTTTGAGGACACTTTGTGTTGCCTATCGCTCTCTGAACCCAGAACAGTACGAGGAGGTTTTCCAACAGCTGAACAGAGCTAAGTTAGCATTACAAGACCGAGACAAACAGCTGGCAGAGGCTTACGACCTCATCGAGAAGGACCTGATACTGCTGGGAGCAACTGCTGTCGAGGACAG GCTACAGGAAAAAGCAGCAGACACCATCGAGTCTCTGCACAAAGCTGGTATAAAGGTGTGGGTGCTGACAGGAGACAAGATGGAGACTGCAGCTGCAACGTGCTATGCCAGCAAGCTGTTTCATCGCAACACCCAAATCCTGGAGCTGACCACCAAACGCACTGAGGAGCAGAGCCTTCACGACGTCCTGTTTGAATTGAGCAGGACGGTCCTTAGGCAGCATGGGGGCATGACCCGGGACACCTTCTCTGA gCTATCAGGTGATTGCACCGACTATGGTCTGATCATCGACGGAGCTACCCTCTCTGCTGTAATGAGGCCCGGCCAGGAGGGCTCAAACTCAGGGAATTACAAAGAGAAATTCTTGGAAATCTGCCGCAACTGCAGTGCCGTGCTCTGCTGTCGAATGGCGCCGCTTCAGAAGGCACAG ATTGTCAAGTTGATCAAAGCCTCGGAGGAGCACCCAATCACGCTGGCCATTGGCGATGGAGCTAATGATGTCAGCATGATCCTGGAGGCCCACGTTGGTATTG GCATTATGGGTAAGGAGGGTCGCCAGGCAGTGAGGAACAGCGACTACGCCATCCCGAAGTTCAAACACCTCAAGAAGATGCTGCTCGTCCACGGACACTATTACTACATACGCATCTCTGAACTTGTACAATATTTCTTCTACAAG AATGTCTGTTTCATTTTCCCTCAGTTCCTCTACCAGTTCTTTTGTGGCTTCTCACAACAG CCGCTGTATGACACGGCTTACCTGACTCTCTACAACATCAGCTTCACCTCGCTGCCCATTCTGCTCTACAGTCTCATGGAGCAGCACATTAATATGGACATCCTGAAGAAAGACCCTTGTCTCTACAG AGATATTGCTAAGAACTCTTTGCTGCGGTGGCCCACCTTCATATACTGGACCATCTTGGGGGTTTATGATGCCATTGTGATGTTCTTTGGTGCTTACTTCCTGTTTGACAACACCACCTTCACCAGCAATGGACAG ATGTTTGGAAACTGGACATTTGGGACACTCGTCTTCACTGTGCTAGTCTTCACTGTTACATTCAAG TTGGCCCTAGATACTCATTACTGGACTTGGATCAATCATTTCATTATCTGGGGCTCACTGATCTTCTTTGTCGTATTCTCTCTGCTGTGGGGCGGAATCATCTG GCCATTCCTCAACTACCAGAGGATGTACTATGTGTTCATGCAGATGTTGTCCAGTGGCCCAGCCTGGCTCAGTATAATCCTTTTGATAACAGCCAGTCTGTTGCCAGATGTGGTGAAGAAGGTCATATGGAGGACACTGTGGCCCACCACTACTGAGCGCATACAG ACTAAGCGTCGGTGCCTTGCCTCCGAGCCTTCCACCATCTTTATGCTGTCTCAGACCTCCAGCAGAATCAGTTTCTAA